The following DNA comes from Lemur catta isolate mLemCat1 unplaced genomic scaffold, mLemCat1.pri scaffold_63_ctg1, whole genome shotgun sequence.
TCTTAGAATTTCGAAGGTGACTTGATGTCTTTCCTCAAAGAACAGCATCTCTCCCATCTATTTGCTGGAAACAAGGTATGTTTCTACGCTGACAGAGCAAATACTTTTATCATTCTAGATATTTTTGAATCCAGCTGGATTCAACATTTacccataatgaaatattatttgcaattttctttcaggagatttgaaaaacatttaccaTTCTGTGTACTTACTGTTCTTTCTgcagactctttttccaaatgacacattgtttcttttaaacGATCACATTCATTGGTGAGCTCCTGAAGTTTTCCTTCTAGAAGCAGACTTTGCTTGTCACTGCCAGCTTGACTTTGTTTCACAATATCCTGAAGCTGGTCCTGGATATTGGTTACTGTCTCGTCTTTCTGGGCAGCTTTGTTGTGAGCAGCATGTAGTTGCTGTCGAagcaacatattttctctttgtagttcACAGAATCTCTGCTCTAGAGATTCCTGCTTGCCCATGTGTGGATTCACTTTGCTTTGGTCACTGCCATACGTTTGTTCTATTTCCTTCGTTTGGCACTGTGTTTGCCTTAGGTCTCTTGGTACAACTTCTAAAAACAACGTTTTTTCTCGGAGGAGCTCTCTTGTGTGATGGAGCTCTGTTTCCAGGCTATCGATCTTACTTTCTGCTTTAGaaagtttttcagaaagaatctcattgttttcttttagattcgacatgtaaaaattcattttgtcttgTAAGTGATCCCACTTGTGTCTTGCTGTGTACAAAGCAAGCTCTAGGTGTTTTCTTGATGTCTCACTTTCATCAAGATCACGTGTAGCGGCAGTCAGTCTGGAATGGCATGAGGCAAGTTCTTCttccagtctttccttgttttgtgtTTCACTCTCCAGTTTACACTTTAGCATTGCATTCTCAGCTGTGAGAACACAAAGCTTCTCACCATACTGAGACACAGTTTTAGTTAATGTTTCCAAATTCAGCAGTAGAGTCATGTAAACGTCATCatacttttctttcataatttccatgtcctttagatatttcttttcattttcttcattctgactTTTAATTTTGTCTCTCTCCATTCTCACCATGGCAAGTTCTTCCTGCAACATGCGATTCTTATGGGgtagatctttttctctttcttggctaTGAGAAATCTATGGAAAACCAAGGAAGCTTTTAGCTATCTCTCAATACAAGGACCTATCTATCATGATTTcctctgaaattaaaagataacctGTCCATTTATACAATGAAAGGGTTGCAATAAGTGGATATACAACTGGAAAAGAAGTTGGAGCAAACCCTCCAACCTTATAGAGCATAAATTCCCACAGgatcaaaaatttatttgaaaacaattaatccatgaaagtaaaaaagaaaccacTACCGGATTTTTAAGGATCTCAGAACTGGAAAAACCTTTCCCTGAATTACAACAAACCCAAAGGCATAGAATGAAAGAttcataaatttgactacatttaaaaattgggtttgCACTCTAATATCTAACCTTATACTACCCCCATGGTGAGAGCCTTAGGTCTGCCTATCTTTGGACAGATAAAATTTCCCAAAGTACTTTACGTTCCTTTTTCCTGGGAATATTCTATAGATACTCTACTTTTCTAACATTTGTATAGTCTTCTTTTGCTGTCACCTAGATTTTCCACTAAATAGCCAGATTTAGAGAATGTGACCTTGTGGGGCTTCATGACGACAAAGGAAGCTTTCCCCCTTCTGCACTCAGCTTATTCTTTTCCCTACTGCCTTTTATCATTCTACGCTTATCTGGATCCTGGGATCTCAAAACAAATGATGGTGTTCACTGAAATATATCAACCAAGTTTGCCACAACACAAGGGGCAGAGTGTAACTGCTGAGTTGCCAGTGCGGaattctgaaaaatgagatgctccCCAAATTCCATATtcaatagacataaaaatttatGGATGGAGAATGTACCGCATGAGTAATTACCTGCTTCACCTCCCTTATCTACTGATAATGGCAGTAAAACCAAGAAAGATGAAATGATTCCTCCAAAAGTGGTATTCCTAAAGTGGTATTACCTAGCATTTTATGGCACCAAAAGAGACGAAGCAATGCCATCATGCTGAGTCACataaattatcagagaaattcacCAAATTTGTCAGATAAATTAAAGGTGTGACTTTGTCAAAGTAATATAATGCCTTGGACGTAGAGGGGCGGGGTGGGAGGCCTCTCctacttttacttttaaagaagaaatgtctcCAGATTTTTGTCTACCACTGAAACTCAATGTCGAGAACTCAGCTTTCTACCCTGGAGTCAAATACTAAATTTTTGGCTGAGCATTTATGCTACttataaaatcatatatgaaaAATCTAACCATACTTCATTAAACAACATAATATAAAGTTCCTATTCAACAGAAACATTTGAGAGTggtgattttgaaataaatatgtggaAGTTATGTGTATTTAttgtccaaaatatttaaagtggtcaTGATGGAATTATAAGCTCCAAAAGTTTGACTTAACTGATCAACTTgcacacataaaagcacattCAGAGATCCATTGGGCTGGCCACATTTGTTGCAACTCTCAAGGTTAGACACAGTTGTATCTCCTCTCAGTCACTGCGTCCTTCCCAATGTATTCCCATTGTGTTCTTTCCATGAATGCAATTCATCTTTCAGTCAATGGGGTGAGGGGGACCCTAGAGCTCATTATTAATAGAtagttttatcaattttctttatgcttatccTGGTGCAGGTGGTCACATGGTATACCGTCAAATTATTAGTAGTTTCCCAGTCCTTATGCCACCTGGGAGACTGATAGAGGGAGTTAGGTTGatgaagaaataatgattatGAGAAACTTTTCCTGAAATCCAATCATGTACATAGCAGAAATAATCTATTTCTACACACAATTACATATATGGAAAaccctattttacatatgagctTTTCATATCATAAGtagaaaatcaaaatggatcaagaactgatcaagagaaaaaacaaagagtagCAGTAAGTGAACCCCTACCTCTTTTTCAAGcagacctttttctttctccacagaCAGTAATTCTACTTGTAACATGTCTACCTCATTCTTAAACTTTTGCGTATCTTGCCGTAATTCTTCTTTTAGATATACTTTTGATGCTCTGTCACTGTGTGGTGAAGAACTCAAATTTTCATGATATGAACCTATGAAGTCACAACATTTTGCATGACATTAAATTACACCCATGGATAGCCGACCGTATCTGCTTGTATTGCTCTATGGTAGGGAAAAAGGAGCTCTGCAGGATCATGGGCCTCAACCATCAACGCCTTCACAACAGGAGGAGGACAGGTAGAATGGGAAAATTTTGCTCTACTTCTCTGTCAGGTTTTGGCACTGGACGCTCACTTTATATTCGTCCCACCTTTCTAATCCCCTGTTCTTccattttctgaagaattattttatttgaccactTTCTTTTacatcctcctttttctccttccttcgcATACTCCCTGTACTCTTTGCCTTCCTCAGTCTTCATTCCCTCTTTGACTCCTTGCCTCCTCCTTATTTCCTGATTTCCCCCAGGTCTTAGACCATCTTGAAATGGAACTAACGATTCAGCTCCTTTCACTGACATTCTCAATTTCATCTGTTGCTAGCACCTGAGAAGATCTACAATGTGTCACCATttcacttctccttttccttaCTAGGTATCttaataggtgattttttttttttttttttttttttttggcctggtaGAATAGATCAGGGCTcgtgtttttaaacaaatgttctccaaatgacttttttttttttttttttacaaatatggttcttaccttctatttgtccatttactgtatttcttcctttttgatctaCAGCCCAAGATGAAGGACCAACATCCTTCTGTAGAGGACTCTTTGAGATACTCTGTCAAAATTTATATCAATAATgagtttcaataaaaaaaaaaagaagtttcatcAAGACTTCCAtcatgttctaaaaaaaaaaatctgaatctccTATTTTAAACCCAGTCAGatctaaaaggagaaatatctattgaaaattaaaacGTTTCAATAGAATACTTCATCTATGCTCTCTAGATAAAGTTTACCTCTCATCTTCATATGGGATATTGACTCTGTAATCCAAGCACAGAATGCCAAAGCAAACAGATTTCTGGACAAAATATTAACtcatgtgaatattttaacaaagaacTAACTTCAAAATGCCTAACTCGACTTTGCATTCCCCACCAAAAaagtcaactaaaaaaaaaaaaaccatatgtatatacatatatatatatatatatatatatatatatatatatatatatatataacacatttgcTATAATACACTCTgcattaagcatttaaaatatttctaattctagaAACATTTTAGTGTTAAAACAGAACACTTGGCATGATATGAACTTTGgaatatgtcaataaaaatgatgatgatgatggttaccctcttcctgcttcctggtcattCCAGGATCCTACAGGTAAAATGATGAAATGTGATCCACTGATTTCTGTACACAATGTTGTCCTCCTAGACTTTCACATGGCTGGTTCCTTCTTCAACCATGTGAAAGTTGGCCATTTAAATGTCACCTTCAGAGAaatcttctctgactacagaattacACTCTCACTCCCAGCTCCACCCTAACTACGAACCTCTTTAATATTGTCTAACCTaaccttctctgttttctttatatggAGCACTTAATAAGGACTATCAAATGTTTTTTGCTTACTACCTTTTCTATTCCTACCACTGCAGTAACAGAGTTCATCTTGTACATTCAGCATCTAACCACTAAGCACATAATCTGTACTCAATAACAGGAATTTATTCAAGGTCAACACATGTAAAATCCTATCTGGAGGGTTATCAAGTGccaaatcactatattcctatagCACATCTCCAGTAATAGTCTGCTGAAACTTAACATACCCCAGACTAACAAGCCACATGCCCATTCTAACTTCCCCATTCTTTTCTGGATGCTACTGCTTTCAGATTTACAAAAAACACCCTTGATATTTATTAACTCACTGAACACCAGTGTGATCATTTGATCTTACGTTTGTATACACACTTTCAGTTAAAAactgttttcacatttcttatcaCAGTTATTCATCACCCATACATACAAGGTAGATATTAATATGACTTTTAAGAATGAGGTCACTAAAGGTCCAAGAGGATGAATCATTTTTTCCACTATTCCAGGGACAGTATGTGATACAACCAAGACACTAACCTATCTTCTGACTCCCACTCAGTGCTGGTACCACTGTGCAACAACTGCTTCTAAGAGGTCAGGCCATTTCCACCTCTTTCCACACTTGTGCCCTTACTATACATTGTCATTATTTCAAGCATGGGTGCCACAAATATATTCAATGCATTCTATTCTTGAAAATGAATTCTAATTACCTGAACATCACTAAACCAAAATGTTACTATGATACTCCTATATTTACTATTACCCATAcatttccttctcctgaaatggTCCTTACAGACCGAAACTAGAATATCCAAATGCATTAAAACCTTCATGTATCAAGTATTATCATTTGAAGTTTCATGTTGCAAAAAATTCTCATCCAAACTGTTTCTCTCTGAGGGTCATTAGGCCCCTAACACATCCAGAAGAACCAAACAATCTTACATCGGGCCATGGGGTGACCTGGAATTTTTCGAAAGGTTACAGATAAACATACTTCACAGACGAAATTGATTCCCTGTCACTTCTAAGCCTTACTTGTTGCACTATACTGCCTGCACAAAGGAATGCTATAAACTGGCAGAATTGCATCATGCAGCCCTAACATACTTACAACACAATTACTTTCTTAATAATGAggtgaaaatgtaagaaaataattccttctatatatatatacagaggtGAGAGTGAAAAGTCAGATCATCGCTTTTTAAGATTTAACAACACTCGacgctgccctcagggaactgggagcttcctgagcacagagcacaaggccgctggcaccctggaggtccttctccctccccacagaccacagcccacggggtgggcaccatactgctttcgcacccattgtgtgcctctgtgctgcccagggagcttcagcccttcagtttctcatttcactggaaccgacacaaatgtgctacacaacccactcagactgcagcagccagagggcaccagtgaatctcggggacctgagcgatctcacagctggcacattctgggcaggctgcctacatgt
Coding sequences within:
- the LOC123629923 gene encoding coiled-coil domain-containing protein 144A-like, encoding MLQVELLSVEKEKGLLEKEISHSQEREKDLPHKNRMLQEELAMVRMERDKIKSQNEENEKKYLKDMEIMKEKYDDVYMTLLLNLETLTKTVSQYGEKLCVLTAENAMLKCKLESETQNKERLEEELASCHSRLTAATRDLDESETSRKHLELALYTARHKWDHLQDKMNFYMSNLKENNEILSEKLSKAESKIDSLETELHHTRELLREKTLFLEVVPRDLRQTQCQTKEIEQTYGSDQSKVNPHMGKQESLEQRFCELQRENMLLRQQLHAAHNKAAQKDETVTNIQDQLQDIVKQSQAGSDKQSLLLEGKLQELTNECDRLKETMCHLEKESAERTIDQQKQALEFPCSKCGRQYAKNQVVQPESLPKEIIQERYEKLQTKNMRLKQAIVDLKNYMERNMVDRHQADQYKREIKAKAEQTVAEQFKKINLFLQAYAAQRDKRQELREKQVAAVKREMELKVKFLESKLHKMKMYQEFDNVELQKISYSMKLKGEAKKSLACGPETLHTSFLHPCGSVQRQAETVHRITKPSSTSQVYGQNGTAVSVHKQSLDRGHQGPVWERT